From the Cystobacter ferrugineus genome, the window TGATGATGTTTGAGGGCTTCAAATCCCGATGAAATACCCCCTCCGCGTGAACCTCACCAAGGGTCCGTGCCACATCCAGAATGATCCGCGTGGCCTTGCGTGCCGATGGATTGTGTTTCAGGGCGTATGCGTCCAACGTGGGGCCCGGCACGTGTTCCATGATGATGAACGGGTGACCGGTCACCGGGTCGGGCCAATAATCAGAGCCGATGTAACGCACAACGCAAGGATGGGTCAGGTGGTTGAGGATCGCGATCTCGCGCTTTGCCCGGCCGTCCAGGCGATCAACCGACAGAAACTTCATGGCGAAAGCCCGGCCCGCGCGCTCCACCTTGAACACAACTCCAAGGCCCCCCACGCCGAGCAGCTCGACCACCTTGTACTCGCCTATTGTCTCGCCGATCCCCGGATGCCGTGCCACGTGCAAAAGCTCTACCTCCTAGATGGGGAGCTTAGCACGACCGCGCACGACGGGCTCGAACAGCGGGACCGGGGTGGTGAGTGGGCCCCTCGCTGCATGACGACCGCTCCAAGGTCGGCCGTCCCCACCACCCCCAGCAAACATCCCACGACCACCACCACCCCAGTCCCCAACTTGAGACGGTACTACTCATCACGAGTAGCGACACCGTGGAGGACGCGCAGCAGCTCGCATCCTGCCCTGACCTTCGATTCTGGCCACTCGCGCATGAGGAGCACGGCGCGTTGTACCTCCGGTGAACGGTTCGTCTCCAAAGCTGCGCCGTCCTGGTTCATGCCGAGCAACGCATTTGCATCAGTGCAGAGCGCCCGCGCGATCCTCACGAACGCTCCCACTGATGGCATCAAGTGGCCTCGCTCAATGCGGCCGTAAACCTGAGCGCTCAAATCCGCCTGGGCTGCCACCTCAGCTTGCGTGAGCCCCAGTGCATTGCGAGCCTTCCGCGCGCCAGCACCTATGTTCTTCCGCAGAACGTCATCATCCACCGCATCACCTCCCGCGTTCTTCTCTGCGCCTGCGGCGCTCGGCCTTCGCCTCAATAAGATGGCAGCCAGTCTTCGTTATCA encodes:
- a CDS encoding helix-turn-helix domain-containing protein, whose translation is MDDDVLRKNIGAGARKARNALGLTQAEVAAQADLSAQVYGRIERGHLMPSVGAFVRIARALCTDANALLGMNQDGAALETNRSPEVQRAVLLMREWPESKVRAGCELLRVLHGVATRDE